In Phreatobacter stygius, a genomic segment contains:
- a CDS encoding protein-S-isoprenylcysteine O-methyltransferase → MIRLVAQIIFLAGVIGWGAIRIPHEIKNKRRNRIDVSAVDLRERVLLLISLCGLGIVPIAYCLFASKGFLRFADYPFSPLQAWLGTLVFVAALALFLATHRQLGRNWSQTLELREDHTLVTHGVYRLVRHPMYSAFFLWGLGQVLLLQNWIAGPAGLIGFGLLYAFRVGREEAMMRAAFGQQYADYMNRTKRVIPFIH, encoded by the coding sequence ATGATCCGTCTCGTTGCTCAGATCATCTTCCTGGCCGGTGTGATCGGCTGGGGAGCGATCCGGATTCCGCATGAAATCAAGAACAAGCGCCGGAACCGCATCGACGTCAGCGCCGTCGATTTGCGCGAAAGGGTCTTGCTGCTGATCTCGCTATGCGGGCTCGGCATCGTGCCGATCGCCTATTGCCTGTTCGCCTCAAAGGGCTTTCTGCGCTTCGCCGATTATCCGTTCTCGCCGCTGCAGGCCTGGCTCGGGACGCTGGTCTTCGTTGCGGCGCTGGCGCTGTTCCTGGCAACCCACCGCCAGCTCGGCCGCAACTGGTCGCAGACATTGGAACTGCGCGAGGACCATACGCTGGTGACCCATGGGGTCTACCGGCTGGTTCGTCATCCCATGTACAGCGCCTTCTTCCTGTGGGGCCTGGGGCAGGTCCTGCTGCTGCAGAACTGGATCGCCGGACCGGCGGGTCTGATCGGATTCGGGCTTCTCTACGCATTCCGGGTCGGGCGTGAGGAGGCCATGATGCGTGCCGCCTTCGGGCAACAATATGCCGATTACATGAACCGGACGAAACGCGTGATCCCGTTCATTCATTGA
- a CDS encoding tripartite tricarboxylate transporter substrate-binding protein, producing the protein MPRFLAALVALMTASLAAHGQEAYPTRPITMIVPFAAGGTSDVIARVVAEEMSRVLGQRIITENAGGAGGTLALARAARAEPDGYTIAIGNTGTNAAAYSIYPELKYTPDAFAPIGLVAKTSPLLAIKKAHPARTLAEFIAFARANPGRVTLGHAGVGSSNYLICRNFIHAAKVEITLVSYRGAAPALYDLLAGQIDGVCDAATSLASNVLAGEVRALAVAAPTRLAGLPDVPTSTEAGLPAFQAQGWNALFAPKGTPEAVIQRLNAAIRQAVASEALQKRFAELASTTPGPDELAPAFVAQLVPAEIAKYRQLLANP; encoded by the coding sequence ATGCCCCGTTTTCTTGCCGCACTCGTCGCGCTGATGACCGCCAGCCTCGCCGCCCACGGCCAGGAGGCCTATCCGACCAGACCCATCACGATGATCGTGCCGTTTGCCGCCGGCGGCACCTCGGATGTGATCGCCCGCGTGGTCGCCGAGGAGATGAGCCGGGTGCTCGGCCAGCGGATCATCACCGAGAATGCCGGCGGCGCCGGCGGCACCCTGGCGCTGGCACGCGCGGCGCGCGCCGAGCCGGACGGCTATACCATCGCGATCGGCAATACCGGCACCAATGCCGCCGCCTATTCGATCTATCCCGAGCTCAAATATACCCCTGACGCCTTCGCGCCGATCGGCCTGGTGGCCAAGACCTCGCCACTGCTGGCGATCAAGAAGGCCCATCCGGCGCGCACGCTTGCCGAATTCATCGCCTTCGCCCGGGCCAATCCCGGCCGTGTGACGCTTGGCCATGCCGGCGTCGGCTCGTCCAACTATCTGATCTGCCGCAACTTCATCCACGCCGCCAAGGTCGAGATCACGCTGGTCAGCTACCGCGGTGCCGCACCGGCGCTTTATGACCTGCTCGCCGGCCAGATCGACGGCGTCTGCGACGCCGCGACCTCGCTTGCCTCGAACGTGCTCGCCGGCGAAGTGCGGGCGCTCGCGGTGGCCGCTCCGACCCGGCTCGCCGGTCTGCCCGACGTTCCGACTTCCACCGAAGCGGGATTGCCGGCCTTCCAGGCCCAGGGCTGGAACGCGCTGTTCGCGCCCAAAGGCACGCCGGAGGCGGTCATCCAGCGGCTGAATGCCGCGATCCGTCAGGCGGTCGCGAGCGAAGCCTTGCAGAAGCGCTTCGCCGAACTCGCCTCGACGACCCCTGGCCCGGACGAGCTTGCGCCGGCATTCGTTGCCCAACTGGTTCCCGCCGAGATCGCCAAATACCGGCAATTGCTGGCCAATCCTTGA